Part of the Mycolicibacterium mageritense genome is shown below.
CCAGCCCGCATATGCCCCGGTGGCCAGGCACGCGGCGAACAGCACACCGCTGACGGTGACCGGCCCGATGTGCGGCGTGCTGTCGTTGAACGGCGCACCGTAACTCGACACGTACCACCAGCCGTTGGTGGCGGCAAAGCACATCGCCAGGACGAACAGCACCGCGGTGAGGAATGCCAACCGGTTTCGCGCCGAGCGCAGCACCGTGGGCCCCATCAACACGGTCGCAAGGGCCGCCATGGCCGCCCCGACCGCGGCGAACAACCCGAAGTGGTGGATCCACTTGGTGGGCGTGAAGGTCAGGAAGAAGATCGTGCCGAGGATTATGCCGATCAGCCGCCATGCCGGCCCCCGGGCTACCCCGGCAATCCGCTTGCGGCGCACCAGCATCAGCATCGACGGGAACAGGCACGCCATGGTCACGAGGATCCCGAACCGCCGCGACAGCGCGCCGTCGGTGGTCGGCAGGACCAGATAGTAGTACCGCAAATTCTCGGTGTACCAGGGCTGGCTCGGGCCGATCGCGGTTCTGACCTTCGTCGCTTCGAGCACCGACGCGAAGGTCTGGTCGGCGAACACGACTGTCAGCACCACGAATCCGGCGGCCAGCAGGGGTGCCAGCAGCGGCCAGGTGCCGACCCGGCGGTGCCGCGCCACGACGATGCGCAACAGAGGCCGGCCACCTGCGACGAGGGCGGCCACCGCGATCAGGCCGGTCGGCTGGATGCCGAGCGTGAACGCGGCCGTGACGATGGCCAGCGCCGCGGGAGTGAGCCGGCTGGAGATGATCGCGCGCTCGATCAACACGTACGTGACGAGCGCGCCTGCGGCGATCTGCCCTTCGGGGCGCAGGCCGTTGTTGAACGGCATCCAGGCGGCCATGAGGACCAACGCCGCAGCCCACATCGCGGCCTTGTTGCCGGCAACGGCAGGCCCGAGCCGGGGCAGCACCTCGCGCGACAACAGCAGCCAGCACAGCAGCACACAGATCAAGTCGGGCAACCGGATCCACAGGCTGATGTCGCTGACGTGCGTCATGAGTGCCAGCAGGTTGTAGTACCAGCCGAACGGATCCTCGGGACTGCCGAACCAGCGGAAGTAGTTCGACATGTAGCCCGCGTGGTCGGCGACCCTGGCCATCTGCATCTGATAGCCGTCGTCGGACGAGCCGGCGCCCGCGACGTACCAGACCACTGAGACGACGACGACCGTGACATCGATCGCGGTGAAGGTGCGCCACCGGGTGGGGATCCAGCGCCGCATGCGCCGGCCGTCGAGCCGGTCCAGCCGCCACAGCGCCAGCAGCGCGATGACGGTCGCGACGACGCCGACCACCATCGCGGCGAGTTTCACCGGCGTCGGCGACGACGTGTACCGGGTGTCGATCGTTGCCGACAAAGCCAGCCCCGGTGGGGCCGGACCCGCGAGATCGGTGAACACTCCGAGGATTTGGGGGCGCAGGTTCGGATCCGGATATCCGGTGCGTTGGTCGGTGCCGTCGGGCTTCGGCAGCCCCACGAAAGTTGCGTAGGTACCCGCGGCCGACGATGTGATGTCGATGCGTTCACACCGCGGATCGACGACGCGGTCGCGGGGCACGCTCGCGACCACCACGTTGCGCACGATGACGTCGACGCGGTCGGCGCCGGCGGTGACGAAAAGTCCGTTCAGCGTGGCCTGCTTGCCCTCGTAAGGCGCGGTGCCCAGCACGACACCACCCGACGCGGGCAGCGATCCGATGACCGAGCACGGCACGGTGGCGGTCAACTCGACCGGCGTCAGGGTGATCAGCGGTGCCGTCACGCTGTCGAGCACGCCATGCTGCGGCCAGGTCAGCGTCGCTGTCGTCTGCACGACCGGCAGCACCGGCGTCAACGCGCTCAGCACAAAGCCGAGCAGGCCCGCCACCGTGGCCACCCACCGCGTAACACGCACGGACCGGGCCGATCGCACGGCCCGCGCGTGGGTGATTTCAGGCAGCGGGGACTGCTCAATTGTCGTCCCGCCCACCACACCACCAGTAACCGAAACAACTGTTACAGTCAAGCGCATGGCCCGGCCGTTCGACCATGCCAAGCGCGAACGCTTGGTTCAGCAGGCCACCGAGGTGCTGGCGCGCACCGGCGTGATCGACACGTCGCTGCGCGCACTGGCCGCCGAGATGGGCACGAGCGCGCGGATGCTGATCTACTACTTCGGCAGCAAGGAGAACCTGATCCTGGCGGTGATGAACAGCCTGCAGGATCAGAACGTCCCGGAACCCGAGCTGTACGGCACGGCAGCGGAACTACGGCAGTGGTGCCTCGACGACTGGCAGCGGATCACCCGCGGCGACCAGCGGGCCCGGCTACGGATTCTGGAGCAGGTGTTCGGTGCCGCGTGCGGCCAGAACAGCCCGTACGCGCGCTACACCTCCGAGACACTGGCCCAGTTGACCCGCAACGCGCAGCTGCGCATGGAGGCCATCGGGATGCCGCGGCCTGTCGCCGAGACTCGAGCGCGGTTGGCGCTGGCGGCAATTCAGGGCCTGGTGATCGACTTCTTCACATGTGACGACCCGGACCGGGTCGACGACACCTACCGGCGCATGATCGATGATCTGATCCTCGCGCCGTTCGAACCCGAACCCCCACGCACCCGACGCCGCGGCCGGTCCCGCCGCGCAGTTCCGGCCCACTGAGAGCCCTACCCGCCGGTGCGCTCCCGGTGCTTGCAGCCGGGCCAGCAGCACGGCCTGCGCTTGCCCTCCTCGAGTTCCTCCTGCGTCCGCCGGATGCGGCGTTGGCGGGTCGCGTCCTGTTTGGCGTCCTCGACCCAGCAGATGAACTCGTTGCGCGCGAGCGGCGTGATGTCGTGCCACGCGGCCAGTGCCGTGGCGTTGCCGCTCAGCGCCGCGCGCAGATCGGCCGGGAGCCGGTGCACCACGCCTCCCGGAATTCGCTGTCCAGCCACCCCGCCAGAATATCGCCGCGGCGGCGCCGACGTGTCGAGCCCGGATGTCGGTGCCCGCCCGTAGGCTGACGGCATGCTGGACAACAGCAATGGACCGTCCGTCGTCGCACCGTGCAAGCACTGCGATGAAGAGACTGTGTGGCTGCGCACCGCATACGGGGGCTGGCACTTGTTCGACGTGTCGATGCGGCTCACCGATACGTCGTTCGCGGGCAACCGATTCGCGGTGGACCGCCGTTCCCGGCTGGTCATCGACCTCGACTGTGTTCTCGAATCACGCTGGCCGGCACAATGTCTCACGCTGCACAAGTACAGCTGCCCGGAGAGCTACGACGACAGCAGGCACTACCGGAACCGGCCGCGCCAAGCCAACGAGATCGACCTGACCGATCTGTGGCGCAGGCTTGCCGCATCCGAGGCCGAGCAGCGGACATCCTCGCGCTCGGCCTGATCCAGCTCAGATCAATTTTTCAGATGAATTGGATCGAATATATGCGCTGTACAGATACAGCGGGCGGCTGAATCATAGATCCCAACGAGCGATTCTGCGCGAACAGTGGAGGTTGGGATGTCGAGCCAAGAGACCGAGGTTCTCGTCGTCGGCGCGGGTCAAGCCGGTATTGCGATGAGCGAACACCTCGGCTTGCAGGGCATACCGCACCTCGTCCTCGAGCGCGACCGGATCGCCGAACGCTGGCGGTCATGGCGGTGGGACTCCCTGGTGGCCAACGGGCCCGCCTGGCACGACCGGTTTCCGGGCCAGGAGTTCACCATCGATCCCGATGCGTTCGCCGGAAAGGAACAGGTTGCCGACTACCTCGTCTCGTACGCGGAGAAGGTCGACGCGCCGATCCGCACCGGCGTCGAGGTGAAGTCGGTCCGAAAGCACCACGGCCGGCCGGGATTCCACGTCGAGACCTCCGACGGCTCCATCGAGGCGCGCTACGTCGTGGCGGCCACCGGGGCGTTCCAGAAGCCCGTCATCCCGCCGGTCGTACCGGAGACCGCAGGAATCCACCAGATCCACTCCAGTGCCTATCACAACCCCCGGCAGTTGCCGCAGGGCTCGGTCCTGGTGATCGGCGCAGGGTCGTCGGGCGTGCAGATCGCCGATGAACTCCAGCAGTCGGGACGTCAGGTCTATCTCGCGGTCGGCCCACACGACCGACCGCCGCGCAGCTACCGCGGCCGTGATTTCTGTTGGTGGCTGGGGGTGCTCGGCAAATGGGACATGGCGGCACCGCCGCGCGGCGCCGAGCATGTGACCATCGCGGTCAGCGGGGCCCACGGCGGGCACACGGTCGACTTCCGGTCGCTCGCCGCGAGCGGCATCACGCTGCTGGGCATGGCGGGCGCGTTCTCCGACGGCGTCATGCGGTTCGCGCCCGATCTGCGCGCCAACATCGAAGCCGGCGATGCGAACTACCTGTCGATGCTCGACGAGGCCGACGCCTACGTCGCCCGCAACGGACTCGACCTGCCCGAGGAACCACAGGCCCGCGTCCTCGGCCCCGACCCGGACTGCATGACCAACCCGGTTCGCGAGTTGGACTTCGCGGCCGCCGGGATCACCTCGATCATCTGGGCGGTCGGCTTCGCGTTCGATTACGGCTGGTTGCAGGTCGACGCGTTCGACGAGAGCGGAAAGCCCCGCCACCAGCGCGGCGTGTCGTCGGAGCCCGGGGTGTACTTCCTGGGTCTGCCGTGGCAGTCCCGGCGCGGGTCGAGCTTCATCTGGGGCGTGTGGCACGACGCCAAGTACCTCGCCGACCAGATCGCGATCCAGCGCAGTTACCTCGCCTACACACCCGCCGACTAGGAAGGACAGCTGATGGCACCGACCCACACCCGCATCCGGCCCTTCAACACCAAAGACACCTATCCCGAACAGAACCTCGACAACGACCTGTGTCAGGCGGTCGTCGCGGGCGGCGTGGTCTACCTGCGCGGCCAGATCGGCCAGGATCTCGACACACGCGAGTCGGTGGGCATCGGCGACGTCGCCGCACAGACCGAGAAGGCCATGAGCAACATCGCGATGCTGCTCGAGGAGGCCGGGAGCTCACTGCGAGACATCGTCAAGGTCACGGTGTATCTGACCGACATCCGGTACCGCGAAACCGTCTACCGGATCATGGGCCGCTGGCTCAAAGGGGTGTTCCCGGTGTCAACCGGCCTCGTCGTCGAGGCGCTCGCGCGGCCCGAATGGCTCGTCGAGATCGACGCGACCGCCGTGATCTCCGGGGAGACCGAATGACGTTCTCGCTCGTCGCCCGGGATGCCGCGACCGGCGCCTTCGGCATCGTGATCTCCTCCTCGAGTCCCGCGGTCGCGTCACGCTGTGCCCACGCCCGGGCCGGCGTCGGCGTGGTTGCGTCGCAGAATGTCACCAACCCGGCCCTCGGCACGCTTGTGCTCGACGCGCTGGCCGCCGGCTCCGATGCCGACGCGGCGCTCAAAGCCGCTCTGGCGCAAGAACAATTCCCGGCGTACCGACAGGTGACCGTCGTCGATGCCAACGGCACCACCGCGGTGCACTCCGGACCCAAAAGCCTCGGCATCCACACGCATGTCGAAGGCGATCAGGCCGTGGCCGCGGGCAATCTGCTCGCCGACGCGGCTGTCATCTCCGAGCTGCTGGCCGGCTACGCGAACAGCACCGCCGAGGCGTTCGAGGCCCGGCTGCTCGACGGTATGCGCGCCGCCCTGGCCGCAGGCGGCGAAGCAGGCCCGGTGCACTCCGCCGGAATGCTTGTGGTGGAGGATGTTCCATGGCCCGTGACCGATCTGCGGGTCGATCACTCCGATGATCCGATCGGGGATCTCGCCGAGCTGTGGCAGCTGTGGCAGCCGCAGAAGAACGACTACCGGACCCGCGGCCTCGACCCGACCCAGGCGCCGTCCTACGGAGTTCCGGGTGACCAGTAGCGACACCGCAATCGCCGCGGGCGTCGCCGCGGCGCACCCGCAGCTGATCGCGCTGTCCCGCGATCTCTACGACCACCCCGAGATCGCGTGGGAAGAGGTGCGTTCGGCCCGCCGGGTCGCCGAGCAGCTCTCCGATGGCGGGTTCGCGGTTACCGAACGATTCTGCGGTCTGGGCACCGCGTTCGCCGCCAGGGTCGGCAGCGGTGACCTGCACATCACCCTGTGCGCCGAGTACGACGCGCTGCCCGGCCTCGGTCATGCGTGCGGCCACAACCTGATCTCGGCCATCACCGTCGGCGCGGCGCTGGCCCTGGCACCTGTCGTCGACGATCTCGGCCTGACCCTTTCGGTGATCGGCACCCCGGCCGAGGAAGGCGGTGGCGGAAAGATCGAACTGCTCGAACGTGACGGTTTCGCCGGGCAGCACGCCGCCGCGATGGTGCATCCCGGACCCGTCGACGTGGCCCGTGCACAGCCGTTTGCGGTGTCGCACAGCCACATCGAATTCCACGGCAAGTCGGCCCACGCGGCCGCCTACCCGGAGCGTGGGGTCAACGCGGCCGACGCGTTCACCATCGCCCAGGTCGCGATCGGACTGTTGCGGCAACAGCTGCCGTCGTCGGTGCGCGTGCACGGCATGATGACGCGCGGCGGCGAGGCACCCAACGCGATCGCCGAACGCACCGAGGGCCGCTGGTACGTGCGGGCCGAGACGCTAGCGCAGTTGGCCGAGGTCGAACCGAAGGTGATGCGCTGCTTCGAGGCCGGCGCGCTGGCGTCCGGCGCGACCCTCACGGTGACCCCGGAATCCAAGCCGTACGCCGAATTCCGCACGGACGACGAACTGCTCGCGTGTTACGAACGACGGGCTGCCGCGGCCGGCAGGCACTTCGCGACCGGCCCCGACACCATGATGGCGCGCGCGTCGACCGACATGGGCAACGTGTCGCAGACCCTGCCCGCCATCCATCCCTACATCGGCATCGACTCGCTGCCCGCGGTCAACCACCAGCCCGAATTCGCCGCGGCCACCGTCACTCCCGCGGCCGAAACGGCCATCGCGCAGGGCGCGCTCGCGCTGGCAGGCACCGTTGCCGACGCCTGCACCGAAACCCACATCCGCCGGCGTCTGCTGGAGTCTCCTCATGGCCGGTAGCACCCGCACCGAGCACGACCTGCTCGGCGATCACGAGGTGCCCGCCGACGTCTACTACGGCGTGCACACCGTGCGGGCGTGCGAGAACTTCCCGATCAGCGGCGTACCCATATCGCGGCACCGCGATCTCGTCATCGCCCTCGCGTCGGTGAAACAGGCCGCCGCGGAAGCCAACCGGGAGCTCGGGCTGCTCGACGGCGAGATCGCCGCGGCGATCGTCGCGGCGTGCACCGAGATCCGTGGCGGAGCGTTGCACGACCAGTTCGTCGTCGACGAGATCCAGGGCGGCGCGGGCACGTCGACCAACATGAACGCCAACGAGGTGATCGCCAACCGCGCGCTCGAACTCCTCGGCCACGATCGCGGCACCTACCGCGTCGTGCATCCGCTTGAGCACGTGAACCTCGGGCAGAGCACCAACGACGTCTACCCGACCGCCGTGAAAGTCGCGCTCGGAATGGCCTGCCGGTCCCTCGAACACGCCTTGCGCGGACTCGTCGAGCACTGCAGCGCCAAGGCCGTCGAGTTCGCCGACATGCTCAAGCTCGGCCGGACGCAGCTGCAGGACGCCGTGCCGATGACGCTCGGTCAGGAATTCGGTGCGTTCGCCGTCACCATCGGTGAGGACGCCGACCGACTCGGCGAGGCGATGGCGCTGATCGCCGAGATCAATCTGGGCGGCACCGCGATCGGCACCGGGCTCAACACCCATCCCGAATACGCGGCACTCGTGTGTTCACGGCTACGCGCCATCACGGGCCTGCCGCTGACCACGGCAGGCAACCTGGTCGAGGCGACCTCCGACGTCGGAGCATTCGTGCAGCTGTCGGGCGTCACCAAACGCACCGCGGTGAAACTCTCCAAGATCTGCAACGACCTGCGGCTGCTGTCGTCTGGCCCGCGGGCCGGGTTCGGCGAGATCAATCTTCCTGCCG
Proteins encoded:
- a CDS encoding DUF1028 domain-containing protein is translated as MTFSLVARDAATGAFGIVISSSSPAVASRCAHARAGVGVVASQNVTNPALGTLVLDALAAGSDADAALKAALAQEQFPAYRQVTVVDANGTTAVHSGPKSLGIHTHVEGDQAVAAGNLLADAAVISELLAGYANSTAEAFEARLLDGMRAALAAGGEAGPVHSAGMLVVEDVPWPVTDLRVDHSDDPIGDLAELWQLWQPQKNDYRTRGLDPTQAPSYGVPGDQ
- a CDS encoding YdeI/OmpD-associated family protein is translated as MAGQRIPGGVVHRLPADLRAALSGNATALAAWHDITPLARNEFICWVEDAKQDATRQRRIRRTQEELEEGKRRPCCWPGCKHRERTGG
- a CDS encoding flavin-containing monooxygenase; its protein translation is MSSQETEVLVVGAGQAGIAMSEHLGLQGIPHLVLERDRIAERWRSWRWDSLVANGPAWHDRFPGQEFTIDPDAFAGKEQVADYLVSYAEKVDAPIRTGVEVKSVRKHHGRPGFHVETSDGSIEARYVVAATGAFQKPVIPPVVPETAGIHQIHSSAYHNPRQLPQGSVLVIGAGSSGVQIADELQQSGRQVYLAVGPHDRPPRSYRGRDFCWWLGVLGKWDMAAPPRGAEHVTIAVSGAHGGHTVDFRSLAASGITLLGMAGAFSDGVMRFAPDLRANIEAGDANYLSMLDEADAYVARNGLDLPEEPQARVLGPDPDCMTNPVRELDFAAAGITSIIWAVGFAFDYGWLQVDAFDESGKPRHQRGVSSEPGVYFLGLPWQSRRGSSFIWGVWHDAKYLADQIAIQRSYLAYTPAD
- a CDS encoding arabinosyltransferase domain-containing protein; translation: MRLTVTVVSVTGGVVGGTTIEQSPLPEITHARAVRSARSVRVTRWVATVAGLLGFVLSALTPVLPVVQTTATLTWPQHGVLDSVTAPLITLTPVELTATVPCSVIGSLPASGGVVLGTAPYEGKQATLNGLFVTAGADRVDVIVRNVVVASVPRDRVVDPRCERIDITSSAAGTYATFVGLPKPDGTDQRTGYPDPNLRPQILGVFTDLAGPAPPGLALSATIDTRYTSSPTPVKLAAMVVGVVATVIALLALWRLDRLDGRRMRRWIPTRWRTFTAIDVTVVVVSVVWYVAGAGSSDDGYQMQMARVADHAGYMSNYFRWFGSPEDPFGWYYNLLALMTHVSDISLWIRLPDLICVLLCWLLLSREVLPRLGPAVAGNKAAMWAAALVLMAAWMPFNNGLRPEGQIAAGALVTYVLIERAIISSRLTPAALAIVTAAFTLGIQPTGLIAVAALVAGGRPLLRIVVARHRRVGTWPLLAPLLAAGFVVLTVVFADQTFASVLEATKVRTAIGPSQPWYTENLRYYYLVLPTTDGALSRRFGILVTMACLFPSMLMLVRRKRIAGVARGPAWRLIGIILGTIFFLTFTPTKWIHHFGLFAAVGAAMAALATVLMGPTVLRSARNRLAFLTAVLFVLAMCFAATNGWWYVSSYGAPFNDSTPHIGPVTVSGVLFAACLATGAYAGWLHVRPTAREPRFVRTLTTAPVPCAAGLMVVVFVGSMLIGVAREYPTYSNGWANLRELSGGCGLADDVLVEPDTNAGFLTPLPAQGGLAGKNPVGFSPNGVPEHTLAEAIWQINPQPGTDYDWDAPTALDAPGINGSSVPLPYGLDPARVPVLGSFTAGPQQTSTLTSAWYRLPPADDAHPLVVVTAAGTITGNSVLYGHTDAQTVVLEYGRPGPGGAPQDVGSVTPYDIGPQPAWRTLRFPRAEIPADATYVRVVADDRSLNPGDWVAVTPPRVPELRSLQEYLGSTQPILLDWMVGLVFPCQHPMLHANGVMEVPRYRISPDYPAKLQNPDTWQEGRNGGLLGISDVLLRAHVMATYLSHDWGRDWGSLRRFDTVVDAEPADITLGTATRSGLWSPGHVRIEP
- a CDS encoding TetR/AcrR family transcriptional regulator → MARPFDHAKRERLVQQATEVLARTGVIDTSLRALAAEMGTSARMLIYYFGSKENLILAVMNSLQDQNVPEPELYGTAAELRQWCLDDWQRITRGDQRARLRILEQVFGAACGQNSPYARYTSETLAQLTRNAQLRMEAIGMPRPVAETRARLALAAIQGLVIDFFTCDDPDRVDDTYRRMIDDLILAPFEPEPPRTRRRGRSRRAVPAH
- a CDS encoding aspartate ammonia-lyase gives rise to the protein MAGSTRTEHDLLGDHEVPADVYYGVHTVRACENFPISGVPISRHRDLVIALASVKQAAAEANRELGLLDGEIAAAIVAACTEIRGGALHDQFVVDEIQGGAGTSTNMNANEVIANRALELLGHDRGTYRVVHPLEHVNLGQSTNDVYPTAVKVALGMACRSLEHALRGLVEHCSAKAVEFADMLKLGRTQLQDAVPMTLGQEFGAFAVTIGEDADRLGEAMALIAEINLGGTAIGTGLNTHPEYAALVCSRLRAITGLPLTTAGNLVEATSDVGAFVQLSGVTKRTAVKLSKICNDLRLLSSGPRAGFGEINLPAVQAGSSIMPGKVNPVIPEMVNQVAFEVIGNDLTVTMAAEAGQLQLNAFEPIIARALLSSLTHLTAAVNVLGRRCVEGITANAERMHNAVLQSASIATALNPVLGYEAATALVAEAIATGASIPELVRRSALVDEAVLARMLSPENLCRPNDFPA
- a CDS encoding RidA family protein is translated as MAPTHTRIRPFNTKDTYPEQNLDNDLCQAVVAGGVVYLRGQIGQDLDTRESVGIGDVAAQTEKAMSNIAMLLEEAGSSLRDIVKVTVYLTDIRYRETVYRIMGRWLKGVFPVSTGLVVEALARPEWLVEIDATAVISGETE
- a CDS encoding M20 family metallopeptidase, which translates into the protein MTSSDTAIAAGVAAAHPQLIALSRDLYDHPEIAWEEVRSARRVAEQLSDGGFAVTERFCGLGTAFAARVGSGDLHITLCAEYDALPGLGHACGHNLISAITVGAALALAPVVDDLGLTLSVIGTPAEEGGGGKIELLERDGFAGQHAAAMVHPGPVDVARAQPFAVSHSHIEFHGKSAHAAAYPERGVNAADAFTIAQVAIGLLRQQLPSSVRVHGMMTRGGEAPNAIAERTEGRWYVRAETLAQLAEVEPKVMRCFEAGALASGATLTVTPESKPYAEFRTDDELLACYERRAAAAGRHFATGPDTMMARASTDMGNVSQTLPAIHPYIGIDSLPAVNHQPEFAAATVTPAAETAIAQGALALAGTVADACTETHIRRRLLESPHGR